In Drosophila subpulchrella strain 33 F10 #4 breed RU33 chromosome 3R, RU_Dsub_v1.1 Primary Assembly, whole genome shotgun sequence, the following are encoded in one genomic region:
- the LOC119559213 gene encoding protein no-on-transient A, with translation MEGAVKLNTSNNATPLPQRQQRGNLANKNIGKHTAPKQNAASDGNPAEKKPRFGPNTQNGGGGGVAGGGGGGGAGGGGRGGFTGNRGNRGGHQNQNRQGFQGANNANQKQPNESPKPAAANVPAKNNEPADATPVQPSQNASQGQANQGGQGIQGNQGGQRQGQGFRGRGGGGGQNQNANQGNQGDQGGQGNQGGQGNQGGQGNQGGQGNQGGQGNQGGQGFRGRGGGGGQNQNANQGDQGGQGNQGGQGNQGGQGFRGRGGSGGQNQSNQNASQGQGQGNQGGGQGGNQGGNQGGNQGNNQGGQGFRGRGGGPNQTIGGGGGGGNQQQRGNRGNRSGGPGGMNNTMGGGGQRGEDFFIAQRLRSIGGPTLELPPIEVPTETKFSGRNRLYVGNLTGDITDEELREMFKPYGEITEIFSNLDKNFTFLKVDYHPNAEKAKRALDGSMRKGRQLRVRFAPNATILRVSNLNQFVSNELLYQSFEIFGPIERASITVDDRGKHTGEGIVEFAKKSSASACLRLCNEKCFFLTSSLRPCLVEPMEVNDDNDGLPEKALNKKMPDFCQERSIGPRFADTNSFEHEYGSRWKQLHGLFKSKQDALKRELKMEEDKLEAQMEYARYEQETELLRQELRKREVDNERKKLEWEMREKQAEEMRKREEETMRRYQGEVQSHLLRQEEDMRIRNQEKDLMQQAKQLNSMLDLQEGFGGVGSNSGFDNFGGESPFEVFRNNSNNSTMVGNNSGPGGQDKLEAFEFGAGGNRGNNVGGNNAPWGRRRF, from the coding sequence ATGGAAGGTGCGGTTAAGCTCAATACCTCCAATAACGCCACTCCGTTGCCGCAGCGCCAGCAAAGGGGCAATCTAGCCAATAAGAATATCGGCAAGCACACCGCCCCGAAGCAAAACGCCGCTAGCGATGGTAATCCTGCTGAAAAAAAACCAcgattcgggccgaacacccAGAAtggaggtggaggtggagtagccggaggcggtggtggtggtggtgccgGAGGCGGTGGCCGCGGCGGATTCACCGGCAACCGCGGCAATCGTGGAGGCCACCAAAATCAAAACCGCCAGGGTTTCCAGGGTGCAAATAATGCTAATCAGAAGCAGCCAAACGAGTCGCCGAAGCCGGCTGCGGCCAATGTGCCCGCAAAGAACAATGAACCCGCAGACGCCACTCCAGTTCAGCCGAGCCAGAACGCCAGCCAGGGTCAGGCCAATCAAGGAGGCCAAGGAATCCAAGGTAACCAGGGAGGACAACGACAAGGACAGGGCTTCAGAGGACGCGGTGGCGGAGGTGGCCAAAACCAAAATGCCAACCAAGGAAATCAGGGAGATCAAGGAGGTCAAGGTAACCAAGGAGGCCAGGGCAACCAAGGAGGACAGGGCAACCAAGGAGGACAGGGCAACCAAGGTGGACAAGGCAACCAAGGAGGCCAGGGCTTCAGAGGAcgcggcggaggaggaggccaAAACCAAAACGCCAACCAAGGAGATCAAGGAGGTCAAGGTAACCAAGGAGGCCAGGGAAACCAAGGCGGACAGGGCTTCAGAGGACGCGGCGGTAGCGGTGGGCAAAACCAGTCCAATCAGAATGCCAGCCAGGGACAAGGCCAGGGAAATCAAGGTGGCGGTCAGGGAGGAAACCAAGGCGGCAACCAGGGAGGAAATCAAGGAAATAACCAGGGAGGACAGGGCTTCCGTGGACGCGGCGGTGGCCCCAATCAAACGatcggcggcggcggtggaggTGGAAACCAACAGCAGCGTGGTAACCGTGGCAATCGGTCTGGAGGACCAGGAGGCATGAACAATACCATGGGTGGCGGCGGCCAACGCGGCGAAGATTTCTTCATTGCCCAGCGTCTGCGCAGCATTGGCGGACCCACCCTCGAACTGCCGCCCATTGAAGTGCCCACTGAGACCAAGTTCTCTGGTCGCAACCGTCTGTATGTGGGCAACCTGACCGGCGACATCACCGATGAGGAGCTGCGCGAAATGTTCAAGCCGTACGGCGAGATCACCGAGATCTTCTCGAACCTGGACAAGAACTTTACATTCCTGAAGGTCGACTACCATCCAAATGCCGAGAAGGCCAAGCGGGCCTTGGATGGCTCTATGCGCAAGGGCCGTCAGCTGCGCGTCCGTTTTGCGCCCAACGCCACCATTCTGCGGGTGAGCAATCTCAACCAGTTTGTGTCCAACGAGCTGCTGTACCAGTCCTTCGAGATCTTCGGACCCATTGAACGTGCCAGCATCACCGTGGACGACCGTGGCAAGCATACCGGCGAGGGCATAGTGGAGTTCGCCAAGAAGTCTTCGGCCAGTGCCTGTCTGCGTCTGTGCAATGAGAAGTGCTTTTTCCTGACGTCGTCGCTGCGACCTTGTCTGGTGGAGCCGATGGAGGTGAACGACGACAATGACGGGCTGCCAGAGAAGGCGTTAAACAAAAAGATGCCCGACTTCTGCCAGGAGCGTAGCATCGGACCGCGGTTCGCCGACACGAACTCGTTTGAGCACGAGTACGGATCGCGATGGAAGCAGCTGCACGGCCTGTTCAAGAGCAAGCAGGACGCCCTTAAGCGTGAGCTGAAAATGGAGGAGGACAAGCTGGAAGCCCAGATGGAGTACGCTCGCTATGAGCAAGAGACCGAATTGCTGCGCCAGGAGTTAAGGAAACGCGAGGTGGACAACGAGCGCAAGAAACTGGAGTGGGAGATGCGCGAGAAGCAGGCCGAGGAGATGCGAAAACGCGAGGAGGAGACCATGCGTCGTTACCAGGGCGAGGTGCAGAGCCACTTGCTTCGGCAGGAGGAGGACATGCGCATCCGTAACCAGGAGAAAGACTTGATGCAGCAGGCCAAGCAGCTCAACTCGATGCTCGATCTGCAGGAGGGATTCGGAGGCGTCGGCAGCAACTCCGGCTTTGACAACTTTGGGGGCGAATCACCATTTGAAGTTTTTagaaacaacagcaacaattcCACCATGGTTGGAAACAACTCTGGTCCCGGAGGACAGGATAAGCTAGAGGCTTTTGAATTCGGTGCTGGCGGAAATCGCGGCAACAATGTCGGCGGAAACAATGCCCCGTGGGGACGCCGACGCTTTTAG
- the LOC119556307 gene encoding T-complex protein 1 subunit gamma: MFGGQQPILVLSQNTKRESGRKVQLENIQAGKAIADVIRTCLGPQAMLKMLMDPMGGIVMTNDGNAILREITVQHPAAKSMIEIARTQDEEVGDGTTSVIVLAGEMLAAAEPFLQQQIHPTVIIRAFREALEDIVGHLQSELSITLDVKDKAKMADVVKACVGTKFIGKWSDLAVKIALDAVETVTLSENGRLEVDIKRYAKVEKIPGGSIEESCVLKGVMINKDVTHAKMRRYIENPRIVLLDCSLEYKKGESQTNVEIIGEQDFTRMLQIEEEFVQRICADIIAVKPDLVFTEKGVSDLAQHYLLKAGITAIRRLRKTDNLRIARACGATIVNRTEELTEKDVGTGAGVFEVKKIGDEYFTFVTECKEPKACTILLRGASKDILNETERNLQDALHVARNLVLEPRLVAGGGAVEMAASQLLTRKQVKGPYTAVAHALEIIPRTLAQNCGANTIRALTALRAKHASHTGEGVCAWGIDGESGEIVDMNVKNIWEPLAVKLQTYKTAVETAILLLRIDDIVSGSKKRGGNEPTNPAAMAQGQE; this comes from the exons ATGTTCGGTGGACAGCAGCCAATACTCGTGTTGA GTCAAAACACAAAGAGAGAATCGGGCCGCAAAGTGCAGTTGGAGAACATCCAAGCCGGAAAG GCCATCGCCGATGTGATTCGCACCTGCCTGGGGCCCCAGGCCATGCTGAAGATGCTGATGGACCCCATGGGCGGTATCGTGATGACCAACGACGGTAACGCCATCCTGCGCGAGATCACCGTGCAGCATCCGGCTGCCAAGAGCATGATCGAAATCGCCCGCACACAGGACGAGGAGGTGGGCGACGGCACCACATCGGTCATCGTCCTGGCCGGCGAGATGCTGGCCGCTGCCGAGCCCTTCCTCCAGCAACAGATCCACCCCACCGTGATTATCCGCGCCTTCCGCGAGGCCCTCGAGGACATTGTCGGCCACCTGCAGTCGGAGCTGAGCATCACGTTGGACGTCAAGGACAAGGCCAAGATGGCCGATGTGGTCAAGGCCTGCGTGGGCACCAAGTTCATCGGCAAGTGGTCAGACCTGGCCGTCAAGATCGCCCTGGACGCCGTCGAGACTGTTACTCTGAGCGAGAACGGACGTCTGGAGGTTGATATCAAGCG CTATGCCAAGGTTGAGAAGATTCCCGGTGGTTCTATCGAGGAGTCGTGCGTCCTGAAGGGCGTGATGATCAACAAGGACGTGACGCACGCCAAGATGCGCCGCTACATCGAGAACCCCCGCATAGTGCTGCTCGACTGCTCGCTGGAGTACAAGAAGGGCGAGAGCCAGACCAACGTGGAGATCATCGGGGAGCAGGACTTCACCCGCATGCTGCAGATCGAGGAGGAGTTTGTGCAGCGCATCTGCGCGGACATCATTGCAGTGAAGCCGGATCTGGTCTTCACCGAAAAGGGTGTCTCTGATCTCGCCCAGCACTATCTGCTGAAGGCTGGCATCACGGCCATCCGTCGGCTGCGCAAGACCGACAATTTGCGTATTGCTCGCGCCTGCGGTGCCACCATTGTGAACCGCACTGAGGAGCTGACCGAGAAGGATGTGGGCACTGGTGCTGGCGTCTTCGAGGTCAAGAAGATCGGCGATGAGTACTTCACCTTCGTCACGGAGTGCAAGGAGCCCAAGGCTTGTACCATTCTGCTGCGAGGTGCCAGCAAAGACATTCTGAACGAGACGGAGCGCAACCTGCAGGATGCCCTGCACGTGGCCCGCAACTTGGTGTTGGAGCCGCGTCTGGTCGCTGGCGGTGGAGCCGTGGAGATGGCCGCCTCCCAGCTGCTGACGCGCAAACAGGTCAAGGGACCCTACACAGCGGTGGCCCACGCCCTGGAGATCATACCGCGCACACTGGCCCAGAACTGCGGAGCCAACACAATTCGTGCCCTGACCGCCCTGCGCGCCAAGCACGCCTCGCACACCGGTGAGGGCGTCTGCGCCTGGGGAATCGACGGCGAGTCCGGCGAGATCGTGGACATGAATGTGAAGAACATCTGGGAGCCGTTGGCCGTCAAGCTGCAGACCTACAAGACCGCTGTGGAGACTGCCATCCTGCTGCTGCGCATCGATGATATCGTCTCTGGATCGAAGAAACGCGGCGGCAATGAGCCCACCAACCCGGCCGCCATGGCCCAGGGTCAGGAGTAG
- the LOC119556316 gene encoding N(6)-adenine-specific methyltransferase METTL4, whose protein sequence is MLNLQKNTDNTRHAVFLDHRKLINEAYEFQLKSELFNFHVKKAHPHLENDDAKSRKRKRNAGKDPSSLSLEDLKVVNGYLELLPKPLNQAETPSIERHWEEAYNLPQLHGANESGSVQRFQGKDKSCRVYLIPNRSRFYNHNVDNMPALLHQLLPAYDLIVLDPPWRNRYIRRLKRAKQELGYSMLSNDQLSHIPISRLTHPRSLVAIWCTNSTLHQMALEKQLLPSWHLRLLHKLRWYKLSTDHELIGPPLADPTQKQPYEMLYLACRSDAPEDYGKDILKTELLLSVPSIVHSHKPPLLAWLREYLQLEENQADPNCLELFARFLHPHFTSIGLEVLKLMDERLYDVGQEN, encoded by the coding sequence ATGTTGAATTTACAAAAGAATACCGACAATACAAGACATGCAGTTTTCTTGGATCACAGGAAGTTGATAAACGAAGCATATGAATTTCAGCTTAAGTCTGAGCTTTTCAACTTCCATGTCAAGAAGGCGCATCCGCATCTGGAAAATGATGACGCGAAGTCCAGGAAGCGCAAGAGGAACGCTGGCAAAGACCCGTCATCGTTATCCTTAGAAGACTTGAAGGTGGTAAACGGATATCTGGAACTTCTGCCAAAACCCCTTAACCAGGCGGAAACTCCATCGATAGAAAGGCACTGGGAGGAAGCCTACAACCTGCCCCAACTCCATGGAGCCAACGAAAGCGGAAGTGTTCAGAGGTTCCAGGGAAAAGATAAGTCCTGCAGAGTATACTTGATTCCCAATCGATCCCGATTCTACAACCATAATGTGGACAATATGCCAGCTCTGCTGCACCAACTGCTGCCCGCCTATGATCTTATCGTGCTGGACCCTCCGTGGCGGAATAGGTACATTCGCAGGCTAAAGCGGGCCAAGCAGGAGCTGGGGTACTCGATGCTGAGCAATGACCAACTGTCGCACATCCCGATATCCAGGCTCACACACCCGAGATCCTTGGTGGCCATCTGGTGCACCAATTCAACGCTGCATCAGATGGCCCTGGAGAAGCAGCTACTGCCCAGCTGGCACTTGAGGCTGCTTCACAAGCTCCGATGGTACAAACTCAGCACAGACCATGAATTGATTGGTCCTCCGCTGGCGGATCCCACCCAGAAACAGCCGTACGAAATGCTCTACTTGGCCTGTCGCTCTGATGCTCCTGAGGATTACGGGAAGGACATCCTGAAGACCGAGCTGCTTCTCAGCGTGCCTAGCATTGTGCACTCCCACAAGCCACCACTACTGGCTTGGCTTAGGGAGTACCTGCAGCTGGAGGAGAATCAGGCGGATCCAAACTGCTTAGAGCTGTTTGCCCGGTTTCTGCATCCCCACTTCACTTCAATTGGCTTGGAGGTGCTTAAATTGATGGACGAAAGGCTTTATGATGTGGGTCAAGAAAATTAG
- the LOC119556325 gene encoding LOW QUALITY PROTEIN: uncharacterized protein LOC119556325 (The sequence of the model RefSeq protein was modified relative to this genomic sequence to represent the inferred CDS: inserted 1 base in 1 codon), producing MSRYYCGYNPPPPNISNFLPXKYKDRLQRLPNFGQMRKSWETHKRPTLVMLHVFADDFEALEKWVEIAYRLAAPEALSVRMDVYVDDMWQSYIFNEDDFSFFRDDDSFTLDSFPLIYAVSATGEVFFFGDFAGPKLPDLDSLKNFCEQVMNGTVREPTSKDPKVEVINLASWNELVYASDKDLAVCLYNSLQNGTEINKSLMINLDRLGESLKQESVRLYKMDVHGVSVPKKFNVESAPAFFILQEAQKHNPIRCKYELGTWTMLRFVAENSSEELKYYNRRGHLRLHANLLTHIRDFFDLSHNKRGFLM from the exons ATGTCTCGATATTACTGCGGTTACAATCCGCCACCTCCCAACATCAGTAATTTTCTTC GGAAATATAAAGATCGACTGCAGCGTCTTCCCAACTTTGGACAAATGCGAAAGTCTTGGGAAACCCACAAGAGACCCACACTGGTAATGCTCCATGTCTTTGCCGATGACTTTGAAGCTCTGGAGAAATGGGTGGAGATAGCCTACAGACTAGCTGCCCCTGAAGCTCTCAGCGTGAGAATGGACGTTTACGTCGATGATATGTGGCAGTCGTATATCTTTAATGAGGACGACTTTAGCTTTTTCCGGGACGACGATTCCTTCACCCTGGATTCATTTCCACTGATTTACGCCGTAAGTGCGACTGGTGAAGTGTTCTTCTTTGGCGATTTTGCTGGACCGAAATTGCCCGATCTGGATAGCCTAAAGAATTTCTGTGAACAGGTGATGAACGGGACTGTAAGGGAGCCCACCTCAAAGGACCCCAAAGTGGAGGTTATAAACTTAGCCAGCTGGAACGAGCTTGTGTACGCATCTGATAAAGATCTAGCCGTTTGTTTATACAACTCCCTGCAGAATGGCACGGAGATTAACAAAAGCCTAATGATTAATCTGGATAGGCTCGGCGAAAGTCTGAAACAGGAGTCAGTGCGACTGTACAAAATGGATGTACATGGTGTTAGTGTCCCCAAAAAGTTCAATGTAGAATCTGCACCCGCCTTCTTTATCCTGCAAGAAGCTCAAAAACATAACCCTATTCGATGTAAATATGAGCTGGGCACATGGACGATGCTGAGATTTGTGGCCGAAAATTCCAGCGAGGAGCTTAAATACTACAACCGTCGAGGACATCTAAGACTCCACGCCAATTTGCTTACCCATATAAGGGACTTCTTCGATTTAAGCCACAACAAAAGAGGTTTTCTCATGTGA
- the LOC119563004 gene encoding ADP-ribosylation factor-like protein 6-interacting protein 1, which translates to MAASQVDQKRALNKLKHDLEPFRTAIVGAYGVLTWEKQYHAGVVFGATSVLYLVLWYLDLSLITLLSLLGLISLVLDYIFPTVSRLIFGGVNWDGDQEAKFEDVCGQVCAVKSNMVLWYEYLFKERKSTVFVIIISLGLLALAWIGAIINNLLLMYLATLLIAMWPGLQNKDVFKSITQKASKIINDKIQCGKRKLQ; encoded by the exons ATGGCAGCATCACAGGTTGACCAG AAACGTGCCCTCAACAAGCTGAAGCACGACTTGGAGCCCTTCCGGACGGCCATCGTGGGAGCCTACGGCGTGCTCACCTGGGAGAAGCAGTACCACGCCGGAGTGGTGTTCGGCGCCACCAGCGTCCTTTACTTGGTCCTTTGGTATCTGGACCTCTCGCTGATCACCCTGCTGTCGCTCCTCGGACTGATCAGCTTGGTATTGGACTACATATTCCCAACGGTATCGCGTCTCATCTTTGGGGGAGTCAACTGGGATGGCGACCAGGAGGCCAAGTTCGAGGATGTCTGCGGTCAGGTTTGTGCTGTCAAGAGCAATATGGTGCTCTGGTACGAATACCTCTTCAAGGAGCGCAAGTCCACAGTG TTCGTGATCATCATAAGCCTGGGTCTCCTGGCTCTGGCCTGGATTGGAGCCATCATCAACAATCTTCTGCTCATGTATCTGGCCACCCTGCTCATCGCCATGTGGCCAGGGCTGCAGAACAAGGACGTCTTCAAATCCATCACCCAGAAGGCTTCGAAGATCATCAACGACAAGATCCAGTGCGGCAAGAGGAAGCTGCAGTAA
- the LOC119563003 gene encoding G-patch domain and KOW motifs-containing protein yields the protein MDAKKISFGFSKLAKKPNILPSKQPKEESKVELIKCLEGNEIISVAEKVEAAPLIIRTIGIQKTSTALASLMRRRAVLLGEEEPDPEEETSAAQSIAEVTAGGTTESLEQRAARELLSASQNNGAEGIDAQKLVLPAVKADELPLDGAKEATLDDYDNIPIQQFGLAMLRGMGWVDPPPKKKGSGPIDDAPFLRPKGMGLGADKALKPKALLVQPEKNEVLEIKKQAYVRILGGKQKDQYGQIQGFDDHAGRVIVKMAIGGNKEAFNEFLCQPVSRKEYSQFGKCINSAKYEEFKKHENEHGQIVVKQEKSSESRDRDRREEARSHRTEDHDHKSFKSEEQRSSKDEYRRRYKDEDKKSYKDEDKKSYKDEDRRAFEGDSRRAHRSYKEEGKAYKDEDNRMKYVQDPRSSSSSASKREERERRRSPSPSSRSSSKSKRDARDRRRSQSPRSSRRAKSSSDEADDTGESTESDSDSAYERRKHKKKSSSRKSRKHSKKSKNKSKRAEDESSLESDESPNENHRRHPSKHKKKTKKSKHARSRTRSRSRDRK from the exons ATGGACGCCAAAAAGATATCTTTTGGCTTCAGTAAACTGGCCAAGAAACCAAACATCCTTCCCAGCAAGCAGCCAAAAGAGGAAAGCAAAGTGGAACTGATAAAATGTTTGGAGGGAAACGAAATAATTTCGGTGGC CGAAAAAGTGGAGGCCGCCCCGCTGATCATCCGAACGATTGGCATTCAGAAGACTTCGACCGCCCTGGCCAGTTTGATGAGGCGACGAGCGGTGCTGCTGGGTGAGGAGGAACCGGACCCGGAGGAGGAGACCTCAGCGGCCCAATCGATTGCGGAGGTCACCGCAGGCGGTACAACGGAGAGCCTGGAACAGCGAGCAGCTAGGGAATTACTATCCGCCAGCCAAAATAATGGTGCCGAAGGCATAGATGCTCAGAAACTCGTCCTTCCGGCCGTAAAAGCCGACGAACTACCTCTCGATGGCGCCAAGGAGGCAACACTCGATGACTATGACAATATTCCCATCCAGCAGTTTGGCCTGGCGATGCTTCGCGGCATGGGTTGGGTTGATCCGCCGCCAAAAAAGAAGGGCTCGGGGCCAATTGACGATGCTCCCTTCCTGCGACCCAAGGGAATGGGTCTGGGTGCTGATAAGGCACTCAAACCTAAAGCACTGCTAGTCCAGCCGGAGAAAAACGAAGTGCTCGAAATCAAGAAGCAGGCCTACGTACGCATCCTGGGCGGCAAGCAAAAGGATCAGTATGGCCAAATCCAAGGTTTCGACGACCATGCCGGTCGAGTTATCGTCAAAATGGCCATTGGTGGTAACAAGGAGGCGTTCAACGAGTTCCTCTGCCAACCCGTGTCCCGGAAAGAGTACTCCCAGTTTGGAAAGTGCATAA ACTCTGCAAAGTACGAAGAGTTTAAAAAACATGAAAATGAGCATGGCCAAATTGTTGTGAAGCAGGAAAAGTCATCAGAGAGCAGGGACAGAGACCGAAGAGAGGAGGCAAGATCACATCGGACCGAAGATCACGATCACAAAAGCTTTAAATCGGAGGAACAGAGATCTAGCAAAGACGAGTATCGCAGGAGATACAAGGATGAGGATAAAAAGTCTTATAAGGATGAAGACAAAAAGTCCTACAAAGATGAAGATCGCAGGGCATTTGAGGGTGATAGTCGAAGAGCACACAGGTCTTACAAAGAAGAGGGCAAAGCTTACAAGGATGAGGATAACAGAATGAAATATGTACAAGACCCACGAAGCAGTAGCTCCTCGGCCTCTAAGCGCGAGGAGCGTGAGCGGCGTCGTTCGCCCAGTCCCAGCAGCAGAAGTTCCTCTAAAAGTAAGCGCGACGCCCGTGATCGGCGGCGGTCACAGAGTCCCAGGAGTAGCAGAAGGGCGAAGAGCAGTTCGGATGAGGCGGACGACACGGGAGAGTCCACCGAAAGCGACTCGGACTCTGCATACGAGCGCAGGAAGCACAAGAAAAAGTCATCCAGTCGGAAGTCCAGAAAGCACTCGAAAAAGTCAAAAAACAAGTCGAAAAGGGCGGAAGACGAGTCCAGTTTAGAGAGCGATGAAAGCCCTAATGAGAATCATCGTCGGCACCCCAGCAAGCATAAAAAGAAGACCAAGAAAAGCAAACACGCAAGATCCCGCACGCGGTCTAGATCTAGGGACCGGAAGTGA
- the LOC119563286 gene encoding coiled-coil domain-containing protein 63: protein MTDQSELDQLATAELQRLQRQHRGLQLDLRGLLEEKAKRLKKQNHMINVLQVEHQKLKEEIKTLEGGTHARKNTYREKHLGTLQGQQADLQRVLQNERTNLWELEGHIRKMEKEIDALRRNEVPDNCYKDTICKVQKSVVKLENRLDVVNKKCSDVLTENSKMRDAINHMLQDRANFNDMWQSMVTQFNEGKKFIMDLIDQSTLAFDQREELCNKLSVLKDRNENDKVMHIQEMREMQRRLEHDAKLQKFFDIKGQKRLNPELEQRELDKKQSQKENYERQLLEYKEIIEKIKLLYGEEDAERLVAQFKRQEDENFALFNYVNELSHEVEVLNDSTQELQDEIERQKSEQTEKELKLKTEALDYLNAEQERIEQLAEETREKKRTLSIRLEQLLKGIEDIFRQLACDDAPILNVLSTKTFLTVHNVKLFIGVIERRVNLIISAINIEDNSNKILARKDRVPKFNIRESAKTKN from the exons ATGACTGACCAAAGCGAACTTGACCAACTGGCCACTGCCGAGCTGCAGAGACTTCAGCGCCAGCATCGGGGTCTCCAACTGGACCTTCGAGGTCTCCTCGAGGAAAAAGCCAAGCGACTGAAAAAACAGAACCATATGATAAACGTTTTGCAAGTGGAGCACCAGAAGCTAAAGGAGGAAATCAAGACGCTTGAAGGAGGCACTCATGCCAGAAAGAACACTTAT AGGGAGAAACACCTAGGAACTCTCCAGGGACAGCAGGCGGACCTGCAAAGGGTGCTCCAAAATGAGCGTACCAATCTTTGGGAACTGGAGGGCCACATCCGAAAAATGGAGAAGGAGATTGATGCACTGCGCCGCAACGAAGTGCCCGATAACTGCTACAAGGACACCATTTGCAAGGTCCAGAAGAGCGTGGTCAAACTGGAGAACCGCTTGGATGTGGTCAACAAAAAGTGCAGCGATGTGCTCACCGAAAACAGCAAGATGCGGGACGCCATTAATCATATGCTGCAAGATCG GGCCAACTTCAACGACATGTGGCAGTCGATGGTCACTCAGTTTAACGAGGGCAAAAAGTTCATTATGGATTTAATAGACCAGTCGACTCTGGCCTTTGACCAGCGGGAGGAGTTGTGCAATAAGCTATCCGTCCTGAAGGACCGCAACGAGAACGATAAGGTGATGCACATCCAGGAGATGCGTGAGATGCAGCGCCGCCTGGAGCACGATGCCAAGTTACAGAAGTTCTTCGACATCAAAGGTCAAAAGCGACTAAACCCGGAGCTGGAGCAGCGCGAGCTGGACAAGAAGCAGAGCCAGAAGGAGAACTATGAGAGGCAGCTCCTGGAGTACAAGGAGATCATCGAGAAGATCAAATTGCTATACGGCGAGGAGGATGCGGAGCGACTGGTGGCCCAGTTTAAGCGGCAGGAGGACGAGAACTTTGCCCTCTTCAATTATGTCAACGAGCTGAGTCACGAGGTGGAGGTGCTGAACGATTCCACACAGGAACTACAGGATGAAATAG AACGTCAGAAATCGGAGCAGACCGAAAAGGAGTTGAAGCTGAAGACTGAGGCTCTGGACTATCTAAATGCTGAACAAGAAAGAATTGAGCAACTCGCGGAGGAGACTAGAGAAAAGAAGCGCACCTTAAGCATCAGACTAGAACAGCTTCTTAAAGGCATCGAGGATATATTCAG ACAATTGGCCTGTGATGATGCTCCCATCCTAAATGTACTCAGTACCAAGACTTTTTTGACCGTTCACAATGTGAAGCTTTTCATTGGCGTTATTGAGCGACGGGTCAATCTGATCATCAGCgccattaatatcgaggacaACTCCAACAAAATACTGGCCAGAAAAGATCGTGTTCCGAAATTCAACATTCGGGAATCGGCCAAGACTAAAAACTGA